A section of the Parasteatoda tepidariorum isolate YZ-2023 chromosome 6, CAS_Ptep_4.0, whole genome shotgun sequence genome encodes:
- the LOC107455299 gene encoding uncharacterized protein F13E9.13, mitochondrial: MSRFHGLFKSTKCAVIGMIHVKALPGTPKSCLSVQQLIDSACEEALIYKKCKIDGIIVENMFDVPYVMGKQVGPEVTSVMTRVCSEVKNVMGKIPCGVQVLSGNNFCATAVAFAAGLQFVRAESYVFAHVADEGLMEACAGPLLRYAKNIGADVLYFTDVKKKHCSHAITQDVDICQTAKAAEFFLSDGVILTGTETGDPPKIDELKALKEAVKIPVLIGSGVTEANLKNYSTADALIVGSHFKRNGHWMGDLDSNKVLKFMEKVNLFR; the protein is encoded by the exons ATGTCCCGTTTCCATGGTCTTTTTAAATCTACCAAATGTGCAGTCATAGGAATGATTCATGTAAAAGCATTGCCAG GTACTCCAAAATCTTGCTTATCTGTACAACAGCTTATTGATAGTGCTTGTGAAGAAGCTCTCATCTACAAGAAATGTAAAATA GATGGAATTATAGTGGAAAACATGTTTGATGTTCCATATGTAATGGGAAAGCAAGTCGGTCCTGAAGTAACATCAGTCATGACAAGAGTTTGTTCAGAAGTGAAAAATGTCATGGGGAAAATACCTTGTGGGGTTCAAGTATTAtcaggaaataatttttgtgcgACTGCTGTAGCATTTGCTGCag GTCTACAATTTGTCCGTGCAGAGAGCTATGTCTTTGCTCATGTTGCTGATGAAGGGTTAATGGAAGCATGTGCTGGTCCATTGTTAAGATATGCTAAAAACATTGGTGCtgatgttttgtattttacagatgtaaagaaaaaacattg ttcTCATGCTATTACTCAAGATGTGGATATTTGCCAGACAGCTAAGGCAGCTGAATTCTTTCTAAGTGATGGTGTTATTTTAACTGGTACAGAAACGGGTGATCCTCCAAAAATTGATGAACTCAAAg cCCTTAAGGAGGCAGTAAAAATACCAGTGTTGATTGGATCAGGAGTTACAGAAGCAAATTTAAAGAACTATTCCACGGCTGATGCCCTTATTGTTGgttctcattttaaaagaaatggtcATTGGATGGGAGATCTAGATTCAAATAAAGTgctaaaatttatggaaaaagtaaatctttttagataa